The DNA window AAGATAGCATGTAGAAATGTCAATGTTGGGTTACAATGGTCGGTGTCATTTGTAATGAAAAACATACTATATTAGATATTTTGTTATTTCAGACTTAAGTTTTTATGCCATTTTAGCAGCTATgcctttttttaacatttgccACATCTCAATTTTTTTACCACATTCACACAcccatacatgtatgaaaataatggacatttttatatttaatgctATACATTAGGGATGGGACGGTCCACTGATGCACCGGAGCATcacagtatttattttgacgatatttggatcgatacatttatCATTAATACAACAATACCTAagggaacttttttttattttccaaaaatatccgagcttcatacatcggctatttttagtccacgtgcctaatatgaaagtacaaagatgatggaaaacctcgtaaagttgtcaaaactgttaggaagctaaatctggagtgtggacaacttttggattacttgtttatgaaaaattagtGTATATGGGACTAAAGccatttgtaaattgtgcaacgctcattttaaataccccggtatatcaaaataactttggacatgcggtaattgattgaataaatttgtaatccttattcatattttcatttagttgcaatgtatcgtgatatgtattgtatcgcatctcatgtatcgtgatatgtaccgaatcggctaagtacagTATCGCCCCAGCCCTactatacatatatgtacacttTAAAATTAACTGCTTTAACTCACTGCAAAGGTAGCACTGTAAACATATCATCATTACTTTAAGAATACCTGTCTGAGAATGTTTATCTTTTGGGCTTCCTTTGACATCAAAGAAGCCTGATTAATGAGTTCAACAACCTGAAAAAGAACAATTCACTGTAGAGTATAACGGAAGTTGAAACAATTCATAAAATAGTTGCATGATAATGATTCTCTATAAATaccttttgattttgaaaatatacatgtacatgtagcttaaaTTTTCATGTACATTAAAGTGTATATTTAATAATGCAAAATACTGGTATCTTTTGTTCCAAGCTAACTAATGCTATTTTCTACACTCattaatatatgttaatttcatCTAATCATTTTTGATACGCAAGACTTCCAGCATTAAAAATATTCTCAGAGATTTTTGGCATCATCGTGTGTGTAATGTCAATCATGTCATGGAAATGCAATTATGTGCACTAACAGGTCAGCTGAAGcataaaatttacatgttttctttctaaaTAGATTGCTGCTTTTAAAACAGCAAACTTGGCACAGAAAGGGGAATGGATTACAATATgaagagaaagagaaaaatataTCTACTGTGAATGTCAGATATAAAAAGTGTTTTGGCGTAGattttttcaattgaaaaaaatagtATACGAAAGGCTTATGTTATATAATCTAGATGGTGATCAATGCCGCAAGTGACCGGGTGACTGTGAACAGTATGGTGCACACAAGCTCtagaatgctggagaaaacgtacccaggagaaaacgtacccaattcctagggtacgttttctccaagagagaATGTATCcaggtacgttttctcttggagaaaacgtaccctataaaAATCATGAATAACAGTTTAAATAGATATTCTGGGAtgcaataaaatacattatgtATTATGCAATAAACATTTGTATCATTTAATtgttgcttttgtttttatataattacgtacattaattaattagacaATAATTGTGTTATATACAAATGCACCGACTTTGCCTGAGCAGTTTAATTAGTCGGGAATCATTccattgatataaataaaatcgttaaaaaaatatagatcgACATAATAGTTTTGATTGCAATATAATTTGGAGAACTCAATTATGAATATCTCGAGAAGTCGATAGCgcgttttgttgttgtttttcttgTCGATAGATAATACATCATCTTTatgaatagttttttttttcattgttaaaatgtcCCTTGAATTGACACAACTTTGAAAGTCTCCAAGGGCTAATTACATTGAAATTACTAATATTAAAAGCAGAATACTTATCACAAACATGGTAAATTTTATCAactatcaaaaaattatttttgacataaagttgaaaattttgagcTTAAATCATGTTCAAGTCCTTTTGATATTTAATCGATAAATATAAGAAAACCCTTACAGGatctattattattttaaagatatcatttatttaaattgtatattcctatatatttattcattaaaatatgcattaaagtaGTAATCAAAACTAACTGACATGTCCAAATCCTTTAAATATTCAACCGATACATATAAAAGAATTATTATTATCTATCAATTCCTCTATATTAAATGCAGTAAATtagttattcaaaatatataacttatatgtttattatcttaatgggtacgttttctccaagagaaaacatACCTGGGTGCGTtctctcttggagaaaacgtacccttggtacgttttctcctgggtacgttttctcttgggtacgttttctcctgataccaAGCTCTACAGTACCTTATCATAAGTCGATATCGACTCATTGTGTTTGTCTTCCTCGTCCATGAAGAACTGTGCTGCAGTCGATCGTCTGCTTTCGTCCGCCATTTCGTTTTCTAtattttcacatacagcacatgcGTTGTTTTAatctagagaaaaaaaaaccctgaaaaagtgaattttccaaaaaaaatttacggAAGTTGATTTCTCTGTTTCCCGACCCCGATGCTTTTCGCGAACCATATTTAAAAACAGGGTCACTTGCTCTAAAATTAAGTTCTTTTTCTCCTAcactattttattgatattttcatttcaaaatgccCAAAATTTaactttcaaacattttttacgCTGTATAGAGACCCGCCAGGGcatgttttattatgaattGGCTACTCAACCAATAACAATGACTCTAGCAACTATAAAAACAGACAGCATCGAAGGTTGGGCAAAAATGATTTTGAGGAACGGTCCCctccacttttttttttagaagcaAGCAAATTATAGGGTAACTTAAGAAATTAGAATTAAAGAttggtaaatttttatttaagtcTGTCATTTTTATAACCTTCCACAGTCAACAAATTTTCTGATTTGTCAGGACTCTTTGACCATAAATCAAAAGATCTGCGCAACGGCCAACCAAACAACCTAACCGGTATATTTACGCATAATATCAGCGTTCAAGTGATGGCCCACTGTCTCAAGCCATGGTCTGGCGTGTGTTGTGGCGGATTGGAGAGGATCGTATACGTTATATTGGCCGTGGTTCGCGACGATGCTGATGGACCACCCGACACTTAAACTTAACGCCTGCATAAACTAAGTCAGATATAGACCCAATTTTTGATAATCTATGCACACTGCTTCTACCACGAACGCACTTGTATTTCGTATAACGACtacatatatgtgtatatatatgaatattgtCAGTCATTGTGCAATAAAACCATATTAGGAGGTGTCGCCAATGATCAAAAGAAAGGGTCCACTTGAAGCACTCGGGAAAATAGATAGGGCAAAGATCAACAGCTGCTTTAGAAGATCAGGAAGGAATGCAGAACAGGCTCTGATGTGTCAACACCACGATCAAGCAATGACGTATAACAAGCAAAAACAGTCCGCACCAACCTTGAACATTTAACACGGTTTATTTACAGTAAACTGTCCCATCCAGTTTGTATATGTACAAATATGTCATTGTGTGATGTATAAATTCGGAGCACATGATTACATTCATTCCATAAAAGTAACAGAGAAAGGAAGTGGTGGTgatggtggtggtggtggtggggggggggggtatttattAATTCTTCCCAGCCCAAACTACACATTaacaacatataaaattcacGCCGCTTATAGTTAGCCCCAACATGTACCATCGATTTACAAACATCCGTGgaacaataaattaaataaaacagctCTCTAAGTTAGTAACTAACTATTTTATAGAGGCTGAGCAGTAAGCTAGACCACCAATGTGCTGCAAGCTTTAAGGATGTTAAGCATTTACACAAAACCAGGTCTGAAAACTTTCTATAGAACATTAAACATCACATGCATAAACGCCATGTCAGAAATTGTAAtgcaaataagatatttttatttgaagtgTGAAGTTTGCGCATTAATGCTCTAGTTATAGAAGACAAGTTCTCGACCTTCAACATTTCTTTTCCGGTAGAGTTTCCCTTATAAGCCTTCTTCCGGAAAAGACGCAGGAAAGACGCGTGTCGCTCGAGACAAACGGCGAAAATGGAGACCAAATATGTCTCCGTTTACACGTCCCAAAACGCCTGGAATGGCCGGATTCTGTTAGGCTTTATCTTCTCCTTCCTTGGTTTCCTGGTCTTCTTCGTATCCTTTGTGATGCCGCGATGGAACGACTTCGAGTCGGAAGAATTCGCCGGTCTCGGAAATATCCGAATATCAAGGATCGGCCTCTGGCAGAACTGTAAGATGTACGACGGCTTTGATTGCAATTGGAACACAGgtattaaatttacaacatgatagGTAGAACTGATATGATTTACCCAGAGCATTTGTACAAGACCAAGTGTAATCTAGGCACATAAATAAAGTACTTAAATCTCAAAATAACAACCAAACGTCATAAgtatccttttttttaaaaatctgtatttttgcaatattaaaattcaataaCACAATGTAATAATTTAAAGGCATACTACATACTGTGTGTCCATTAACTGTTGCTTTTAATATCTTATTGACCGAAAACGAGTTCTTGAAGTTTCTTGATACatgcaattaaaacaaaactctACAGTTagatcacccccccccccggaaaattcacaCTTACAGTTAAATTCACATTGTATTACCAAACATAAAATTTGAGGGGCAtttattgagttataagcaagttacagagcttacaatttctcactatgtaaacaaagcttttgtttacattttgaatgttgaagtgaaaattctagttctagacctaaaatgaaagtGTTAATGGTTagtaactgtttatttatgcttaaaatgaataagaatatagacaaatcatcttgaaaaagattttttacaggtatattgaacctaagtaaacaaaaacagggcgcgagccttgtttacatgacgaagaattgtgagccctgtatcttacTTAAAACTCATCGAAAGGCAcccatttaatttcatttgaacattaaaaatgcattcataaagcgttgtaaataataaaaacagaaaaatagtatttgaccaaaatcgtgaccatgccccttttaacTGCGACGGTATATGCCAGGTATATGTGacgatttaaacattttacattcaaGGAATCCCCGGGATCGCAGCTCCGCAGACTTTCCATTGCATCGCTTTCGTTTTGTTCGTGGTGTATGGGATCCTTCTGTTCCGGTGGCAGAGACAGGACAGGCTCCCGATCCGGCTCCTGGAGGCGTCACTATGTGCCTTTGCTATTGGTAATTAAatctttatcatattttcatggAATGTATTACTTGGCTGCATTCAAGATCGTAGCAGTACATAGCTCTAAGCAATCTATTATAACAAACATTAGATGTTCCAAATTCGATGCCGCTTCTCAAAAGTTTGAGAAGCGGTAGCAGATTCGGAGCCTCTATATTTTCAGTAAGATTGAGATCTAAGTAGCCACTATATTGATCTTGAAATATATGCCACGTGTAGTTTAGCAATATGTATGTCTGTGCGTTCAATATGACATATATATCTAACCTAGTATCTAGGGTtgcagctacgatcttgaactTATTGAAATTGATAACAACGTTTTGAAGTTAAAGTACATGAATATACCATGATCATATTTGCTACTGCATATTAACTCGCTTTACTGAATTTAATGTGGCATATAACATCCCTCAGGTTTCTTCGTGATGCTGAGTTTTTTGACCTGGATAACCCAGCTTGGTCCCCCCTTCCAGTACCACCTCGCCATTGGCTTTGGATTCGCCGTCTTCTCCTTCGTCTTGATGGAGCTGACATTTGTGATATTATTTATGGAGAGTAAACAGGAAGCTCGAAAACGGAAGTTGGTCGTGGACGAGGAAGACACAGACGATCGTCATACCAATGTAGTTGTGTGATTCTCCTTAAATCAGATAGGAATTCAAAAGACTTCAGTTGCTCGAGCTGATCTAACTGCAACTAAGACTCACTGATCGCTGTGACAATACAGCCGTGTTAACGCTTTGCTGGAGGCTGAATCTCCCAAGACACCACACAATGCATACTGTATGGTGTCAAATCAAAACCACAACCAGGGGTATTTGAGGAGACGCTTTGCTTGAGTCATTTCCGAGCAGATATACGCGATCAAGGAACAAACACCTTGCAGTTTATAACATGCATCTTCTCAAATGAATTGACTCTAAAAGAAGTTGGAGACAAACCATTTTCTATCCTGCTGAGCTCTGCAACTGACGCTCTGATCTTTGTcagtgacatacatgtacaagtttagcggTTTACATAGCCCAAACTGTCCCAGTTAATACAGATTGTTAAGGTGATTTTCATAACAATAAATTCATTCCTTTACTATAGTAATTTATACACAATATAATCTGTTAATACCAACTCAGAAATTATTTAGTATTTCTGAAGAAGCTAGTACATACTGGCTCAAGAGTCCACACTATTTGAACTAATTCTAGTAAGCAGCTTATAGAGTACAAAGTTAACACgatatgtaaaacatataatgTAAAAAACCGTTCACTTAGCTTGGAAAGTTGTTAGCAAGAATgaacacaatttaaaaacattcaagCTACGGACCTAATTATCAACATTGCTTTCACCAAACAAGTATTGTAATCCACATTGTAAAACCAAAtggatttatatttacattttgtaaaacgTTGTGGCAATTTAGTTTAGTATAATGTACATGGCATGGATTTGCACCAAAAAAAGGATATACACgaaatcttgatttttttatttgtcgaTTTGTCAATTGTCAAACAGAATATGTCCCTAAAGCATGGACTGAGAATTGactttaaaaagtcaaaaattgCTTTATGGATTTCTTCATGTACTCGACTCATAGACTTTAAGTAAATACATCAAACTTTTATCTAAAACtgagttgattttaaatattcatttataatatcgTTCATCGATACTTGTTGACACCGGTCACAATATTTGTAGAACTACAGTCACGGGAAAATTTGGGTTGACTGTCAATTTTCCCGTAAAACTACAGTTCCGCCTTTTATTTTTCCTACAGAGTTCACGACAAAATGTATGGTTACATCTATTAAGATATGGAGCTTGATTGGCGACCATCTACATCCAACGTTTGCACATTTTGCCTCAAAGTTATAATGTTTGGTGTTTTACTGAAATCATAGAGAGAAAGATAAAAGGAAAGAAAGATTGATAATCAAAGATGACAGATGCAATTTTATAGCAATAGAGTTTGTATTGCCCTGcattttgtttatatcatttagAACATGTAGCCTTTATATTTTAGTAACATTTACAAACGTATCAAACTTAGTGCAATTAAGCAAGTTTAGTGTCTCTGTCGTTTTTATAACTAATGTGTTATCACGCTTTAATTCGGTGTGCTGACCATTAGTCTATTAGTAGTGTCTGCTGTTTACGTTGAAGTAGAATTTTGCTGCGCTTTGTTTACTTAAGTTGGTTAAAGActgcattttgatatttatcttAATTATGGAACCTTGTCGTTTCCTGTGTGAATCTGGCCACTTTATCAGTATTTTAGGCCTGTAAAAGTCTCTGAACTGTCCAGACGTTATTTAACCGATAGAAACTGTGGCCAATCACGATGTAAGTTTTGATAgtattgttttaaaactatATGTTAAGAGAAATTAATTATGAACCTTTTTATGTTCATTTATGCGTGCTGAactatgtttttaatttgttgacaaaCAGATATTTATTGTACGTattgatttatttgtatttttatatttgtttgttgTAGCTTTTTACCATTCACACAAAGTTCTTTTCACCACTCAAGTGACATTGTGCGCATACCAGGAGCCGCGCTTTCCCATGTTAATGTCGTggataataaaatgaaactgGTTAACTAACTGTAATCtgtgttgttaagttcttaagCAAATACACACGGAAGGCATTACAGAGTTTATCAGATGATGATGTAGAGCAACCTTTAGCATCATGTAAAATTACAACCTGTAATTTGATCCCAGTGTACTGTATTACTGGTACTGTAATGTGTCGGAATACGgcttgtttacatgtatatccacaGTTTAAAttacgtatttttaaaaaatcctttattTTCACTGGATTTTCGTAAGAAAATATAGAACTGACAATGTTTATAAACATGTTATGAACGTTAACTGTGTAATCCTTTAAGGATCGAAATGAACCATAAAAAAGTGCATTTTTGCTTTAGTTTGgtctttgcccccccccccccccttaaaacaaacaacaaaataggtgggatgaatttttgaaaagattaatTATTATCTCATGTCATacgatattttttgtttaccgGGAGGAATCTTTAAAGATTCCATTATGACGTTTTGCGTCGGTTCCTATTGTGAAACAAGCTGGTTTCCAATATAAATagttatccttttttttttaacaccaAAAAAgggatattttaaaaaatgatttaccgAGCCGGACCACTTGCACACAACCAATAAAAATAGGACAAACAATTCACAGATCAATCGCTGATATCAGATAGTTGGCCGAGGCCGGTCAACTTTTTGATATAACAGTTAAAATGCTgactttttaattgtattagTTATACGGAAAATTAAGGTAAATTAATAAAGACAAATATTGACTGTCGAAATTAAAATCACAAATCACACGTGGAAAAAGGACTACCAAATACCGAGTTTCCCTATTTTCCTGATGGTTACAATCTCAATGCAATTAGTTTATGTTGTAATGTTGTACTTgtgtcttttattaattttcaatctaaagttgaaaatgattttatgacaaattataatttgtcatgtaatcattttcaactttagaTTGAAAACTAATAAAAGACACTTGTGATGACTGCACCCGGCCATTGCCCTAAAAATATTGTTCTTAATGAAATACGAATAATGACACTTTATCTTAACAtatgtcatattgtaaatttagaatttaatggGTGTATTTCACTCTGTACACttacccagtaaattcaaaacacCGG is part of the Crassostrea angulata isolate pt1a10 chromosome 3, ASM2561291v2, whole genome shotgun sequence genome and encodes:
- the LOC128178451 gene encoding uncharacterized protein LOC128178451 yields the protein METKYVSVYTSQNAWNGRILLGFIFSFLGFLVFFVSFVMPRWNDFESEEFAGLGNIRISRIGLWQNCKMYDGFDCNWNTGIPGIAAPQTFHCIAFVLFVVYGILLFRWQRQDRLPIRLLEASLCAFAIGFFVMLSFLTWITQLGPPFQYHLAIGFGFAVFSFVLMELTFVILFMESKQEARKRKLVVDEEDTDDRHTNVVV